The following is a genomic window from Treponema pallidum subsp. pallidum str. Nichols.
CTTTCGCGTCACTACTTTTGATCCCGTGCGTATTGCGCGCGAAGCACACGCAGCGGGCGCGGCAGGCAACCCCTACGCACTCACGTACGCGGACGACTTTTTTGGTAAGGCAGCGCGCCTAACCGTTTCGGGCCAACTGCAGGGGGAAGCATATGCGCTTGCCCTCACGCGCATCTACACCTTCGGCCCTACTTTTCGCGCAGAGAACTCAAATACTAGCCGCCATCTTTCTGAGTTCTGGATGGTGGAGCCGGAAATCGCCTTTGCACGCATCACTGACTGCATGGACGTGGCAGAGGAGTTTTTGGCGTACCTGCTACGCGCAGCACTCAAGGACTGCGCGCAGGATATAGCCTTCCTTGACGAGCGCGCAGCGCAGCATGCGCGAAGCGCGCGGGGCGACACACCCCTTGCCGCGCGCAGCACAGCGCGCACACCGCCAGTGCGGACGCCAGGGCAGCTGACGCGCATGCTCGAAGACGTCGCCCGCGCGCCTGCCACGCGCCTGACATACACAGAGGCAATTAAACTACTGGAGAACAGTGGGCGCTCCTTTGAGTTCCCCGTACGCTGGGGATGCGATTTACAAAGCGAGCACGAGTGTTTTTTAACAGAAGAGGTGTTCCACGGCCCGGTGATTGTCTATGACTACCCAAAGGAAATCAAGGCCTTCTACATGAAGCTCAATGCCGACGGCACAACGGTGCGTTCCATGGACCTGCTAGTTCCGGGATTAGGGGAGATTATGGGAGGCTCGGAGCGCGAGGAACAGTTTGAAGTACTCTGTGCTCGCATCCGTGCCAGCGGTTTTGACCCTCACGACTATCGCTGGTACACCGATCTCCGTCGCTTTGGTACCGCGCCCCATGCAGGTTTTGGACTCGGCTTCGAGCGCTTGCTGCAGTACGTCACCGGGCTTGGGAATATTCGGGATGTTATTCCGTTTCCTCGTACGCCGCGCACTGCGGACTTTTAGGATGGAGCCATGAAAGGAGTACGCTGTCCCTGTCTTTATGCCTGCAGGGTGTTGTACTCTCAAAGCAAAATCCGGCGGCGACGCACGCTGCTGTCTCCGTCGGCGGCTGTGCGCTCCTCCTGCCATGATCCCCCTGGACACTCAGCAGGGAGGCGTGTCAGGTCAGTTGGCACGTGGGCGCTCCTCTTTATGTCGTCCGCAGCAGGACTGTGTGCAGAAACCAGACTGCACACCTTAGCAAGTACGCCGCGGATTTCAGGCTTTGCCCGGTTGCAGTGGGGTATCACGCTCCCCTACGACCCCGCAGTAGGTCCGCCGCCTCCCGTGCCGCCCCGCGAGAATGGAGATGGCGACGACAGAGATGTGGTGAACGTACAGATACAGGGAAATGGAGCGCAGGGACAGGAAGTAGAAGAGAGTGAGAAGGAAAAAGCGCGCATTCGTCAGATAACGCACGGGTTCCGCAGTACCACACACTTGTGTGTAACTGTTCCGTTGTTTTTAAAAAGTGACCGCATAAGGCGCGCAGGTACATTATCTGACGGTGGCTTGTGGACTGAAATTTCTATCAAGGATTTGGAGGTAAATTTTCAGACCAAAAAGCCTGGTGAGCCTTTTACCCTAGTCACAGAAGAAACCGCTATTGAAGCGACGCTACACTGCTTTGGTGCGTATATGACGATCGGCACCGCTCCCCTCTTTCGCGCCAATTTTGCCCAACTGTGGAAACCTTTTCTTGCAGACCTCTACAAGGAAGAGGAGGTGCGGTTTGCGCCAGGGTTCGATGGCATCGGCGGCAGGCTCGGCTACCGTGCACAGAACGTAGGCTCAAGTGGAGTGAGCTTGGATATTTGCTTTCTTTCCTTTGCCTCAAATGGTTCCTGGGACGCGCCTGCCCCTGCTCCTGCTCCCCCTGGAGGTGCGGCGGAAGAGGCTCTGCATAGCAAGTATGGTTTCGGGGCAGACGCGACGCTCAGCTATGCGCCGTGGAAACGCGAGTTAGTACGGGCAGAAGTGGCAGCCAGCGCGACACTGGGAAAAGGCTATAAAAGGGTCAGCCATAAACAGAAAAGGCACTATAGGCAGAATGACGTCCTGTGGAATGCAGGCGCGCGCATAACGCTCACTCCTCTTTCGGACTTCAAGGTGGTGTTGGCTCTGGACATGGGTAACCATTATGCAGGTCGGAAAACGCTCGACTATCTTGCCCCGATCCTTATCGATATGGAAAAAACCAAGGTCACCCCCGGAGGGCCGGTGGCGTATGCCATTGCACAGCGCGTGTTGCAGCTGCCTGAGTACGCGCAGAAGCTCGATAGTGTCAAGAACGGAATGTCCGCTAACGGATCCTCTGTGCGGGATATTGCAACCAAAATCGTACAAGCAGAACAGACGAACCCGACAGTTAGTTCAAACCCCTTGCTTGCAGCGCTGTTGACAGTGCTCTGGCAACAAGCGCTGGACACCTACGCGCTCGATGCACTCCTGACTCTGCAATGGCGCTGGTTTGCCTGCGGCGTGTACGTGGCCACTGCTCCTGCAAGCGTGTTTGGGGCCATGGTCTTTCCTACGTATGGGAGCACACACACGGACGGCGGCGGCTTTCTGCGGGTAGAAACCAAAGCGGGAGACGCGTATACACACCTTATAGACGGACTGGAAGCAGGGATGGACGTGCGGTGCTATATCCCGCTTACCCACGGCCTGTACATAGACAATGGAAAAGGATACTACGTCTCTCCAATGGGTGTGTGGAAACTCCCTGACACCCATATCAACTTGCCCGTTATGGGGAAGGTGTGGGCGCGCTACCTTATTCCGCTTGGCGAAACTGCATGGCTTAAACCTTCGCTTGCCGTATACGGCACCACGAATCGCTTCAACTATAATCTTAAGACAGAAAATCTAGTTCATGAGCGTTGCGTGCAGTACCAGGTGGGCCTGACGCTCTCTCCCATTGAAAAAGTGACGCTTCACGCACAGTGGGAGCAGGGACAGTTGGAACCAACGCCCTACATGGTTATTACGGAAACCGTTACTTCCCGTAGGTATTTTGGCACCTTCGTGTGCGGAATGACTATTAACTGGTAGAACGCCAAGGTAGGACATACACTGCGCACGGTATTAAACCTGTATGTGTTTCCTGTGCAGGATGCGTGGTCTCTTTCCCTTGCAACATACATTCGAATGTACGTATACTCCTGCTCAGTTTACTCCTTGCAGGAGCCGCTCATGCCCACACTCCTCGATATCCGCGACCTGTGTATGTCCATTGCGGATAGGCCCATCCTCAAAAGTCTCAACCTAACCCTGAATACCGGCGAGGTGCACGCCGTCATGGGACCGAACGGTGCAGGCAAGTCCACTCTTGCAGGCACCATCGTGGGAAATCCCCACTGCACTATCGAACGTGGGGAAATTTATTTTCAAGGGCAGTGTATCAACGACGTGCCTGTGTACGAGCGCGCTCGGCGGGGTATTTTTCTCTCGTTCCAAACTCCTGAGGAAGTCCCCGGTCTTTCGGTCGAGGAGTTTCTCCGCGCGGCAAAAGAGGCGGTTCTTGGTACTAAAGTTTCCGTGCTCGACTTTCACACGCAGTTGCGTGCGAAGCTTGCTCGCTTGCGCATCAGTGAGGCGTACGCCTCGCGCGGCCTGAATGTAGGATTCTCTGGGGGAGAGAAAAAAAAGAACGAAATACTTCAGCTCGCTGTTCTTGAGCCCAAACTGGCCATACTTGACGAGACGGATTCAGGACTTGATGTTGACGCTACGCGCATTGTCTTCGAGGGCATTGACGATATCCGTACGCCCGATATGGGATTCCTGATCATCACCCATCACCGAGAAGTTCTCGAGTACATTAAGCCTGACGTGGTGCACATCCTCGTCGACGGTACCATCGTGAAGACCGGTGACGTGAGTTTGGTGCACTACGTGGTTGAACACGGTTACGCTGACTTTGCCACGCCCCGTGCAGGCGAACAAGGAGGCACGCCCGTTTCTCCGGAATAGAAAAAGTAAGTTATCCTTTTGTGGAGGCGCGCTGCCCCCACGCCAGCAGACCGCATATCCACCGCTTAGAGGAAGCGCGTATGAATACACAGCAACAGAGACAGCTTTTACAGCCGCGCAGGCGAACGTACGTATCGGACATCAAGCGAGGTATTTACGATGTAAAAGACGCCGTTACCTACACCTACTCAACCGGTAAGGGTTTGAACGCTCAGGTTGTAGAGAAAATTTCGCGTCGCAAGCGGGAGCCACAGTGGATGCTCGACTTGCGTCTCAGATCCTTGCGCTATTTTATGAAGCGACCCATGCCAGAGTGGGGCGCGGATATCTCTGACCTTGATATCCAAGAGATTGTCCACTACATTGTCTCCGATTTTAAGCCAATCGCAGAAAGTTGGGATGACGTCCCAGAGGAGATAAAGAAGACTTTTGATCGCCTCGGTATTCCTGAGGCGGAGCGAAGATCCCTTGCAGGAGTAGGAGCGCAGTACGACTCAGAGGTGGTGTACCACAACCTCCGGGCAGACTTAGAACAACAGGGAGTGGTGTACCTCGACATGGAGTCTGCCGTGCACAAGCACGAAGACATTGTCCGCGCGCACTTTATGCATCTGATTAAACCGAACGAGCACAAGTTTGCTGCACTGCACGGAGCGGTGTGGTCAGGCGGGTCGTTCGTGTATGTGCCCAAAGGGGTGCAGGTGGACTTACCCCTGCAGTCCTACTTCCGCTTGAATGCAAATCAATCCGGGCAATTTGAGCACACGCTCATCATTGTGGATGAAGGCGCATCCCTCCACTTCATCGAAGGGTGTAGCGCGCCGAAGTACTACAAAAATGCGTTGCACGCAGGCGCCGTGGAGCTGTACGTAAAAAAGAACGCGCGCCTACGCTATTCCACCATAGAAAACTGGTCACGAAACCTGTACAACCTCAATACCAAGCGCGCCATTGTGGACGAAGACGGCGTCATCGAGTGGATCTCAGGCTCCTTTGGTTCCCGCGTCACGATGTTATATCCGATGAGTATCCTCAGAGGAGATCGCTCGCGCAGCGAGTTCACCGGCATCACTTTTGCTTCTGCAGGACAGTACCTCGATACTGGAACAAAAACAGTGCACCTGGGCAGGAACACGGTATCGGAGGTACATGCTCGATCCATATCAAAGAATGGCGGAACGGCAAACTACCGCGGGTTGCTTTCCATCGGTCCAAAGGCTGACGGGGCAAAAGCGGTCGCTGAGTGCGAGTCCCTCATGCTCGATAACCAGTCGCATACGGATACCATCCCCATCATTGATGTACGTACGGATAACGTTGATATCGGACATGAGGCAAAAATCGGCAGAATCAGTGACCGCGTCGTTTTTTATCTCATGCAGCGCGGGCTTGATGAGCAGACTGCCATCTCTCTTATCGTCAGAGGGTTCGTAGAACCCGTCTCAAAGGAATTGCCTCTTGAGTACGCCGTTGAACTGAATAACCTTATTTCCATTGAACTTGAGGGAGCGATCGGCTAACTCCCTTCCTGAGGGCGCACAGCAGTATGAAAAAAAGGGAATTTTTTAAACGGCTCGGGTATCACGCGCAGGACGTTGCTTCTCAGCCTTTTTCCAGAACACAGGTTACTTCTAGCTCAGCGCTTGTGCGCTCATCATCCATAGAGCATTTTCTTTGCACCGAGCCAGAAAGGGCGGCGCGCGCGTTTGACTTTCGCACACGCGATCGTCAGCGCCACTGCGGTCTGGGGGAAGCGTATGTACAAGAAGTAAAGGAAAAACGAAATGCAGGGGTGTATCTGAGTGTGCCGCGCACATCTGAGACGGTGCATGTACTCATCCGTTTTACCATGGACACGCATAACCGCGTGCTATACGATCAGACCTTTCTTGATATACAGGAAGGGGCGCGCGTAAAAGTCCTCGTCTGTGTGGACGCGCAGGGGTATACCCCACAGGATGCTCCCGCACTCGTCGGTCCGCAAGCGCTTGAGCGTGCTCCGTTCAGGAATGGTTTGGTAAGCGTGCAGGTGGGGCGTGGCGCATCGGTAGAGTTAATCAAAGTACAGAACACGCACCCTACGGCTGTGAACTTTGAAACGGTACACCTACACGCACAGGAAAGCGCGCAGGTGCGCTGCTACGACGTACAAATAGGTGCACAGATCTCAGGTGTTTCCAACTCCGCCTTCCTTCGGGACGAGTGGGCACGTGTGGAAATTCACCCACTGTATTTCATTGATAAAGCGCGGCGTATGGATCTTGAACATAACCTCATCGTGGAAGGAAAAAATTCACACGCGCACATCTGCGCCTGTGGGGTGGTAAAAGACGGTGCACGCAAAACGTTCCGTGGAAATATTTTTTTGCACCGCGGGTGTAGCCATTCTGTAGCACGGTTCTCAGACCGTACCATTTTGCTTGACAGAACTGCCGTGGGGGTTAGCATCCCCACTATCTTTTGTGACGAAGACGACGTTGTCGGGGAACACGCAGCCAGTTTTGAAACTATCGGCAGCGATGTGCTCTACTACCTTATGTCGCGCGGTCTTGATGAGTACGGTGCCAAGCGCCTCATCATAGAAGCTGCGTTTAAACCCGTATTCGCCCTCATCGATGACGCTCACATCCGCGAGACACTCGTACGTAATTTTGACGAGAGCCTCGATCGCGCACATAGGAAGCGCAAGGCATGAGCGGCCCCAATTATAAAGCAGACTTTCCCCTGCTGTTGCGCAGTCCCCGCGTCCACTACCTAGACAGCGCGGCCACAACCCAACGCCCTGCGCCGGTGCTAGAGCGCGTTATGCACTACCACACCCATCTGAATGGGAACGCAGGCAGAGGCTCCCATGAACTTGCAGTTGAATCAGCGCTCCTTATAGAAAACACCCGGAAGAAAACAGCGCAGTTTATCAACGCAGCGCCAACGCACGATATCGTTTTTACAAAGAGTTGCACCGAATCGCTCAACATCATCGCTCACTGTTACGCGCTGCCACGCCTGCGCGCAGGAGACGAGATCGTTCTTGCTATCTCCAATCATCACGCAAATATCGTACCGTGGCAGCACGTGTGCCGCTGCACAGGTGCAACGATACAGTGGCTGTATCCAGACGCCGAAGGAAATTTGGATATACAAGAAGCGCAGAAAAAGATACGAGCGTGCACTAAGATTGTGTCCTTCTCTGCCGTTGTCAATGCCACCGGCGCGGTAAATCCTGCACAGGAATTGACCGCACTTGCACACCAAGTCGGTGCAGTGGTGGTCATTGACGGAGCACAGGCTATGGTGCACGGCGTGCCAAATGTTGCAGATTTAGGCTGCGACTTCTTTGTTTTCTCCGGCCATAAGATGTTCTCTCTTTTTGGCGTCGGCGTATTGTGCGCACCGCACACGCTCCTGGAATCCATGCCTCCTTTTTTGTATGGGGGAGGCATGGTGGATTTTGTGACTGAACAGGAAAGTGTCTTTAAGGGTGCGCCGCATAAGTACGAGGGAGGTAGCGCGAATACTGCAGCTGTCGTGTCACTGTGTGCAGCGATTGAGTATTGCGAGTCCCTAGAGAGCAGCGCAGTCCGCGCGTCCGTACATGCGCTGGATGCTGCACTCCTTGCGCGGCTGGAGGAGCTTCCCTTCCTTGAAACGTACCATGCGCGCGCACGCGAGCGCCTAGGCATCATTGCATTCAACGTGAAGAACGTGCACTCGCACGATACTGCGCATATCTTGGGCGAAGAAGGCGTGATGGTTCGCAGCGGCGATCACTGTAGTAAGCCTTTCATGACGCACTTGAGCATTCAGTCCTGTTGCCGTGCAAGTTTCTGCATATACAATACCATGGAGGATGTAGAGGCGCTGACGCGTGCGTTGCACGCCGTGGGCAGGATTTTTCAATGCAGCTAGGCCAGTGCGCCTTCCTGGCATTCGCTGCCTTTCTCTAAGGAGATCTCCCTATGAACGCAGAAGCGATATACCGACAGGTGCTGCTCGAGTACGCACGCAAGCAGGAACACCGCAGGGTGTTAGAAGGGCCGGTAGGCATCGAGCGGGGTCATAATCCCAGTTGTGGCGATGACCTCACGCTCTTGATAAAGAGAGAAGGTGATCGCATCGCTGATGTAGCCTTTTTAGGTACCGGTTGTGCGGTGTCCACCGCTTCTACAAATATACTCATCGAACTGATCAAGGGTGCGTCAGTGGCGCAGGCGCAAAAAACGGTTGCGCTGTTCTTTCACATGATGGCACAGCAGTGCCTCACAGACCAGGAGCGGGCACACCTACAGGACGCGTGCATCCTCGCCTGTTTTGCATCCATGCCTGCGCGCATTAAGTGCGCAACCCTCAGCTGGCACAATGCAGATATTCTTTTGCACCACAAAAAGGATACAGACGCGTGAGTGCACTTGTGGAAAAAGCTATGCACGAGAGGAACACGACGACGAACACCCCATTAGACGTTACCGCGCAGAAATTGCTGGTTGCCCAGCGCAGCGTGGACACCCTCGTTCAAGAGGGGGTGCTGCACGCGCACATGAGTATTGGCCTTGGGACGGGCTCTACGGCAATGCCTGCGGTAAAACGCATCGCAGATCACCTTGCACGCGGCACTCTCTCTGACATAGCGGCAGTGCCCACTAGTTTTCAAACAGCGCTCATATGTGAGCGGTACAACATCCCCCTTTTTTCTCTCAGTTCAAAACGGATTGGGGGCAAACTGGATGTGACTATCGACGGCGCGGATGAAATTGACACCCAAAATTTTGTCATCAAAGGCGGTGGAGCTGCGCTTTTGCAAGAAAAGATCGCTGCATACAACAGCGCGCACTTTGTTATCATCGTAGACGAAACAAAGGTGGTAGAAACCTTAGGTACGCGCGCAGCGCTCCCTATCGAAGTGGTGCCTGAGGCCCGCATGAGCGTGATGCGCACGCTTCAGGATTGGGGGTTGTCCGTGCACATACGCGAAGCGGTAAGAAAAAAAGGACCGGTAGTGACTGACCACGGAAATTTTATTTTAGACGCGCGGTGGCAATCGCTCCCGACGCGCACCCCGCAAGACATGGAACGCGCGCTCAATGCACTGCCGGGGGTCATTGAAAATGGCTTGTTCACCGAGCGAACCGTACGCGTCTTTGTTGCGCACGCAGACGGTTCGGTAGAGGAGCGCTCGGCCTCCTTCTAAACGGGGCACGCTGAGCGCGCACCCGCTCAGGTGCGGAAGACCGGGCCAACGCGCAACGTATACGGGATGCGGAACTTAGCCAGCTTGGTGTCAACGCCAAACGAAACGGTAGCCGTCGCATCTATCCCCCAATGCGCGCCAAAGTAGTGCTGCACCCCCAGCTGCACCGGCACCGCGTAGTTCTGGCAAATCCCCGTGATGCCCAATTCCTCAGACTCAGCCCTAGCATCCTGACACTTCCGGCGCCTCAGCAGGCTCAGCACTGTCTTTGGAACGTACCACCCTCCATGTTCGAACGAACACACCGAACCCTCATTGGGGGCCTGGATGGTGATGTAATGGTAGCTGTCGTAGATGAGCGCAGTGCACTCAAAACCCGCCGCTACCGACAGATACGTATTTACCCCCCCCCGGCCTGAACGAATAACCGGCCAAACACTGACCACGGAACATCAGGCGGGTGAGCGCCGCGTCCACCGTCAGCTGGAGCAGAAAACCATTCTCCGCACGGAACGCCACATCGAGTCCCACCAGCGGCGTCTCCGGCGCATAACGGGGAGGTAAATACTCCATCTCCGTGTCATCGGGATCCCCACTTACCTCCTCTGCATCGGTCGCCTTAATACACAAGCCCCACAGGTCAGGACCGCCACGTGCGTCCCCATACGCCCCCAGCTTGGGAGAGACAGAAATACGCGCGGCCACGCACGGCAACGCACACCCGAGTAGCACCACTTTACCCAGACATTTTCTCCACATACCTTCACTCCTCCCCGCAATTCTTCGACAGGACCCGTTCCTCCCGGCGCCTCCCCTAGGTGCGGAAGACCGGGCCAACGCGCAACGTATACGGGATGCGGAACTTAGCCAGCTTGGTGTCAATGCCAAACGAAACGGTAGCCGTCGCGTCTATCCCCCAATGCGCGCCAAAGTAGTGCTGCACCCCCAGCTGCACCGGCACCGCATAGTTCTGACAGACCCCTTTAATACGCGACTCTTCGTGTATGGCGCCTACCTCCTTGGCAGTGCACGTTAGCACGCCAAGCAATGAACGTGGGCGGTGCCAGTTACCGGCTGAATAAGACGAGCTGCTCGGCTGCAGTAAGCCCTGCCCAAGAACCGAAAGAAAGTGCTGGCTATCGTAGATGAGCGCGGTGCACTCAAAACCCGCCGCTACCGACAGATGCGTACTACCTTCCCCCGGTCTGAACGAATAACCGGCCAAACACCGGCCGCAGAACATTAAACGCGTGAGTGCCGCGTCCACCGTCAGTTGGAGCAGGAAGCCATTTTCCGCACGGAACGCCACGTCCAGCCCCACCAACGGTGTCTCCGGCGCATAGCGCGGAGGCGCCTGGTTCTCTGTATCTGGCATTGTGGGAGCTTGTATGCAGATGCCCCACAGGTCAGAACCGCCGCGTGCGTCCCCGTACACCCCGAGCTTGGGGGAGAGAGAAACACGCGCCGCCACACCCGGCAACATACACCCGAGCACCATCACTTTACCCAGACGCTTCCCGCACATACCCCTGCAATCCCTCGCCTGTAAACTGAGCGCGCACAGCCCCACGGGGAAAACGCGCACCCCCACCGTACCCGTTCTCTGGCCCACACGACAACCCCTCACCAAACCACCTTCACCCCACAGATAAACGTGCCAAAGTAACGCTCAGACCACATACTCTCGGCAATACCCATGTAAGGAGCGTCAGCAAGCACCCCCTGTTCCCACTGGGCGCTGAGCTCCACCTTCTCGAAGGGACTGAACGTCAGTCCCACCTGGTACTGGAGCGCTCGTTCATTCAACAGGGTGTACGCGGGGTTAATAACGTTAAAGCGATTGGTTGTGCCGAGCACGGATGTATGCGGTGTAAGCCAGGCGTGGGAACCGAGGGGGATGCGATAGCTGCACCACGCCTTCCCCAAAATTGGCATATTGATAGTCCCAGGGGGCACAGCTCCATTCAGTTCGTACCCTCCGTTATTTCTGTAACGGATGTAGGTGAGGGGGATGTACACGCGTGCTTCGACGCCGGCGTTCAGGCCGGTGAGCAGGTGGGTGTAGGGGTCACCGCTTTTGGTTTCGAGTTTGAGGAATCCGGCAAAATCAAAATGCCAGGACCGCAGCGCAGGCAGCACGCGCTTACCAAATACATTGGTACCCGCCGTCGCCCCATACAGTCCAGCCGACACATAGGTCCACTGCGCCGTAAGCAGCGCATCAGCATTGAACCGGTCCAGCCGTGCACGCTCAAGCCAGGTTAGCAGCATGATAAGCACGATGTCCGACTGACTCGGCGCCACAATCTCCTGTAGTCTCTGCTCCGCCTGCGCCCTCTGGGGCAAGAGTTTTACCAACGCCATTTGGATAAACCGATCTCCACTATCAGTGGCAACCTTCGTCAGCGTAGAGACGAGCGTACCGTCCTGCAGCGTGAGGGCAAGCCCCACCCGCTCGAGAATCGAGGACTCCGCCATCTGTCCCAGCAAAAATTCAAGATACTTATCCTTTACACGGTATTGCTCCACCCTGAGGGCATCGAACGCGCTGTCAAACTTCTCCCGTGAGCTCCCCGTTGCCAGAAGGCGATTACCTGCATCGGCAGGGTCCTGGTGTTGGTTACCGGCGTCGAGGGCGAAGGAGAAGCGGAAGCCGGCGCCTGGTTCGAGGGTGAGTCGGCCTCCTACTCCCCACAGGAGTGCTGTTTTGTTTTCGTTCGTGGAGTCTTCGGTACCCTTACGGTAGTGCTGCTCCAGTGTGGCATTCCCTGCCAGCTCCAACGTAAGCAGCCGCTGACGGTCGACGCCATAGGAAAGCGTTGCATCGGCCCCGAAGCCATACTTGCTGTGCGTGGTGTCAGTACTATCCCAGGCACCATTGGAAAGGAAGGAGAGGAAACCGATGTCCACATCTACTCCGCTGTTTCCCACATTGTGGGCCTGGTAGCCGAGTTTTGCCCCGGAGCCGGAGAAACCAGGGGCATAGCGAGTGTCCTTTTCTGAATAGGCACGGGTGACAAAGGGTTTCCACAGCTGGGCAAAGTTAACCACACAGGAAGGACTGGTACCCACTGTCAGGTAGGCCCCATAACAGTGCAGGGTTGCCTGGAAGGAAGCGGTAGGTTTGGTAAAGGACAGGGCCGTTGAGCTTTTAGAAGACGCAAGCTCTACTGCCAGGTCCTTCAGCTGCAGCTGTGCCCACACCCCTGAGCGTGCCTCCCCTCGGCGGGTGTGGGTGTGCTTTGACACCAACGGCAGGGAAATAGTCAGACTATTGGTAGTGCGAAACCCATGGGTGTGCTTGCCCGGGCCAGTGCGTGGATTCTTCTGGAACGCAATGCCCCACTGGAGCTGGGCTGTGCCACTGACCTGCGGAGTGAGTACGCCTGCATAACCAGAAGCAGCACATACCATGCCCGCAAGTACCCCCGCTTGCATCACCTGCCTGCCCACTCACTCCCCCTCCTCTCACTTCTACCTCACCCCCCCCACCCGTCTAGCCGCGTGTGACTACCAGGAGAGGGTGACGCCGCACACGATGCGGCCGATTCCCTGGGTGAGGCACTCGGACACCAGCAGGTACGGGACATCAGAGAGCATACCCTGTTCCCAATCAAGGGAGAATACCGTCTTCTCTATGAGACTGGCTGAAATACCAGCACGCAGCTGTGCACAGTACTCCTTGGTTAGATAGGTAGCTCCTACTGCTCCACCTGCAGCAGGGGCATTCAGGTGTGCACGGTTGGTAGAGGCATGGACCGTAACGCTTGGCTTCACCCAGCCGTAATCCTGCAC
Proteins encoded in this region:
- the sufB gene encoding Fe-S cluster assembly protein SufB, yielding MNTQQQRQLLQPRRRTYVSDIKRGIYDVKDAVTYTYSTGKGLNAQVVEKISRRKREPQWMLDLRLRSLRYFMKRPMPEWGADISDLDIQEIVHYIVSDFKPIAESWDDVPEEIKKTFDRLGIPEAERRSLAGVGAQYDSEVVYHNLRADLEQQGVVYLDMESAVHKHEDIVRAHFMHLIKPNEHKFAALHGAVWSGGSFVYVPKGVQVDLPLQSYFRLNANQSGQFEHTLIIVDEGASLHFIEGCSAPKYYKNALHAGAVELYVKKNARLRYSTIENWSRNLYNLNTKRAIVDEDGVIEWISGSFGSRVTMLYPMSILRGDRSRSEFTGITFASAGQYLDTGTKTVHLGRNTVSEVHARSISKNGGTANYRGLLSIGPKADGAKAVAECESLMLDNQSHTDTIPIIDVRTDNVDIGHEAKIGRISDRVVFYLMQRGLDEQTAISLIVRGFVEPVSKELPLEYAVELNNLISIELEGAIG
- the asnS gene encoding asparagine--tRNA ligase, coding for MRAMHPLLKEILTHPPSGQHECVHGWVRSKRETKRAVFISLSDGSCPDTLQVTVPLPECSASLSSGAQAEQIPNVRDAVLQGETLAQTLKRVTTGACIRAEGALVPSPGAGQALELRACNLTVLGEAPAETYPLQKKSHSFEFLRAHAHLRARTSTFAACARVRSALAGAVHRFFSERHFQYVHTPIITASDCEGAGELFRVTTFDPVRIAREAHAAGAAGNPYALTYADDFFGKAARLTVSGQLQGEAYALALTRIYTFGPTFRAENSNTSRHLSEFWMVEPEIAFARITDCMDVAEEFLAYLLRAALKDCAQDIAFLDERAAQHARSARGDTPLAARSTARTPPVRTPGQLTRMLEDVARAPATRLTYTEAIKLLENSGRSFEFPVRWGCDLQSEHECFLTEEVFHGPVIVYDYPKEIKAFYMKLNADGTTVRSMDLLVPGLGEIMGGSEREEQFEVLCARIRASGFDPHDYRWYTDLRRFGTAPHAGFGLGFERLLQYVTGLGNIRDVIPFPRTPRTADF
- a CDS encoding cysteine desulfurase — encoded protein: MSGPNYKADFPLLLRSPRVHYLDSAATTQRPAPVLERVMHYHTHLNGNAGRGSHELAVESALLIENTRKKTAQFINAAPTHDIVFTKSCTESLNIIAHCYALPRLRAGDEIVLAISNHHANIVPWQHVCRCTGATIQWLYPDAEGNLDIQEAQKKIRACTKIVSFSAVVNATGAVNPAQELTALAHQVGAVVVIDGAQAMVHGVPNVADLGCDFFVFSGHKMFSLFGVGVLCAPHTLLESMPPFLYGGGMVDFVTEQESVFKGAPHKYEGGSANTAAVVSLCAAIEYCESLESSAVRASVHALDAALLARLEELPFLETYHARARERLGIIAFNVKNVHSHDTAHILGEEGVMVRSGDHCSKPFMTHLSIQSCCRASFCIYNTMEDVEALTRALHAVGRIFQCS
- the sufC gene encoding Fe-S cluster assembly ATPase SufC, with amino-acid sequence MPTLLDIRDLCMSIADRPILKSLNLTLNTGEVHAVMGPNGAGKSTLAGTIVGNPHCTIERGEIYFQGQCINDVPVYERARRGIFLSFQTPEEVPGLSVEEFLRAAKEAVLGTKVSVLDFHTQLRAKLARLRISEAYASRGLNVGFSGGEKKKNEILQLAVLEPKLAILDETDSGLDVDATRIVFEGIDDIRTPDMGFLIITHHREVLEYIKPDVVHILVDGTIVKTGDVSLVHYVVEHGYADFATPRAGEQGGTPVSPE
- a CDS encoding major outer sheath N-terminal domain-containing protein, producing MKGVRCPCLYACRVLYSQSKIRRRRTLLSPSAAVRSSCHDPPGHSAGRRVRSVGTWALLFMSSAAGLCAETRLHTLASTPRISGFARLQWGITLPYDPAVGPPPPVPPRENGDGDDRDVVNVQIQGNGAQGQEVEESEKEKARIRQITHGFRSTTHLCVTVPLFLKSDRIRRAGTLSDGGLWTEISIKDLEVNFQTKKPGEPFTLVTEETAIEATLHCFGAYMTIGTAPLFRANFAQLWKPFLADLYKEEEVRFAPGFDGIGGRLGYRAQNVGSSGVSLDICFLSFASNGSWDAPAPAPAPPGGAAEEALHSKYGFGADATLSYAPWKRELVRAEVAASATLGKGYKRVSHKQKRHYRQNDVLWNAGARITLTPLSDFKVVLALDMGNHYAGRKTLDYLAPILIDMEKTKVTPGGPVAYAIAQRVLQLPEYAQKLDSVKNGMSANGSSVRDIATKIVQAEQTNPTVSSNPLLAALLTVLWQQALDTYALDALLTLQWRWFACGVYVATAPASVFGAMVFPTYGSTHTDGGGFLRVETKAGDAYTHLIDGLEAGMDVRCYIPLTHGLYIDNGKGYYVSPMGVWKLPDTHINLPVMGKVWARYLIPLGETAWLKPSLAVYGTTNRFNYNLKTENLVHERCVQYQVGLTLSPIEKVTLHAQWEQGQLEPTPYMVITETVTSRRYFGTFVCGMTINW
- the sufD gene encoding Fe-S cluster assembly protein SufD — encoded protein: MKKREFFKRLGYHAQDVASQPFSRTQVTSSSALVRSSSIEHFLCTEPERAARAFDFRTRDRQRHCGLGEAYVQEVKEKRNAGVYLSVPRTSETVHVLIRFTMDTHNRVLYDQTFLDIQEGARVKVLVCVDAQGYTPQDAPALVGPQALERAPFRNGLVSVQVGRGASVELIKVQNTHPTAVNFETVHLHAQESAQVRCYDVQIGAQISGVSNSAFLRDEWARVEIHPLYFIDKARRMDLEHNLIVEGKNSHAHICACGVVKDGARKTFRGNIFLHRGCSHSVARFSDRTILLDRTAVGVSIPTIFCDEDDVVGEHAASFETIGSDVLYYLMSRGLDEYGAKRLIIEAAFKPVFALIDDAHIRETLVRNFDESLDRAHRKRKA